In a single window of the Nicotiana tomentosiformis chromosome 8, ASM39032v3, whole genome shotgun sequence genome:
- the LOC104100579 gene encoding phospholipase A1-Ibeta2, chloroplastic-like, which translates to MQVAAATNVHFFQARRSSFKYCNGSSPLNPMPRATVVNVQCLKTVAAPPTSTTEMTKKHLSNLEKLLQKQSQPHPMDSAEPIIQETKQRKTGENRGRNMLEGLNLARIWPEMKAAEEYSPRHLVKLHRMLSSKSMEYSPRNNLGSRWREYHGCKDWLGLVDPLDENLRRELVRYGEFIQAAYHCFHSDPATSEKENPDVARNVSLPDRSYKVTKSLYATSSVGLPKWVDDVAPDLGWMTQRSSWIGYVAVCDDKAEIQRMGRRDIVIALRGTATCLEWGENFRDVLVQMPGENDSVEGQPKVECGFLSLYQTGGNKIPSLAESVVNEVKRLIEMYKGETLSITVTGHSLGAALALLVADDISTCTPDSPPVAVFTFGGPRVGNKGFANRLESKNVKVLRIVNKQDVITKVPGMFVSEALDKKLREKGAAGVLNLLDNSMPWAYSHVGTELRVDTTKSPFLKPDADVACCHDLEAYLHLVDGYLGSNESFRPNAKRSLVKLLTEQRTNIKKLYNSKGKDLSSLNLNREFNFPRPSCLPSPSVLPSPSA; encoded by the coding sequence ATGCAGGTTGCAGCGGCAACTAATGTTCATTTTTTTCAGGCACGGCGATCCAGTTTCAAGTACTGTAATGGATCATCTCCATTAAACCCTATGCCTAGAGCTACTGTTGTAAATGTACAATGTTTAAAAACAGTAGCAGCACCACCAACTTCTACAACAGAGATGACAAAAAAACATCTTTCAAATCTTGAAAAGCTTTTACAAAAGCAATCTCAGCCACATCCAATGGATTCAGCAGAGCCAATTATTCAAGAAACAAAACAGAGGAAAACAGGGGAAAACAGGGGAAGGAATATGTTGGAAGGGCTAAATTTGGCAAGAATTTGGCCAGAAATGAAAGCAGCTGAAGAATATTCTCCTAGacatttggttaaattacacagGATGTTATCATCAAAATCAATGGAATATTCTCCTAGAAATAATCTTGGGAGTAGGTGGAGAGAGTACCACGGTTGCAAAGATTGGTTAGGACTTGTTGATCCATTGGATGAGAATCTCCGGCGAGAGTTAGTCCGATATGGTGAGTTTATTCAAGCAGCTTACCATTGTTTCCACTCCGACCCCGCCACGTCAGAAAAAGAAAATCCTGACGTGGCGAGGAACGTGTCGTTACCCGACCGGTCTTACAAGGTGACTAAGAGCTTGTATGCCACGTCATCCGTTGGCCTGCCAAAGTGGGTGGATGACGTGGCACCGGATCTTGGGTGGATGACCCAAAGATCTAGTTGGATCGGGTACGTCGCCGTGTGCGACGACAAGGCCGAGATCCAACGAATGGGAAGGAGGGATATTGTCATCGCGTTACGTGGTACTGCCACGTGTCTAGAGTGGGGCGAAAATTTTCGCGACGTGCTAGTTCAAATGCCAGGGGAAAATGATTCAGTTGAAGGACAACCAAAAGTTGAATGTGGGTTTTTGAGCTTATACCAAACGGGTGGAAATAAAATTCCAAGCTTAGCTGAATCTGTGGTGAATGAAGTGAAAAGACTCATTGAAATGTACAAAGGTGAGACTCTAAGTATAACAGTAACAGGACATAGTCTTGGCGCTGCTTTAGCTTTATTAGTAGCAGATGATATTAGTACATGTACACCAGATTCACCACCAGTTGCTGTTTTTACATTTGGAGGTCCTAGAGTAGGCAACAAAGGCTTTGCCAATCGACTCGAATCGAAAAATGTTAAGGTCTTACGTATCGTGAACAAACAAGATGTGATTACTAAAGTTCCAGGAATGTTTGTGAGTGAAGCGCTAGACAAAAAACTAAGGGAAAAAGGAGCTGCAGGGGTGTTAAATTTGCTTGACAATAGTATGCCATGGGCATATTCACATGTTGGAACTGAATTAAGAGTTGACACAACAAAATCTCCATTTTTGAAACCAGATGCAGATGTCGCATGTTGCCATGATTTGGAAGCATATTTGCATTTGGTGGATGGGTATTTGGGATCAAATGAATCATTTAGACCAAATGCAAAGAGAAGCCTTGTTAAGTTGTTGACTGAACAAAGGACTAATATCAAAAAATTGTACAATAGTAAGGGGAAAGATTTGAGTAGTCTTAATCTGAATAGAGAATTTAATTTTCCTAGACCTAGTTGCTTGCCTAGTCCTAGTGTTTTGCCTAGTCCTTCAGCTTGA